One window of the Salvelinus sp. IW2-2015 unplaced genomic scaffold, ASM291031v2 Un_scaffold2508, whole genome shotgun sequence genome contains the following:
- the LOC112074135 gene encoding LOW QUALITY PROTEIN: mitogen-activated protein kinase kinase kinase kinase 4 (The sequence of the model RefSeq protein was modified relative to this genomic sequence to represent the inferred CDS: substituted 1 base at 1 genomic stop codon), which translates to MANDSPAKSLVEIDLASLRDPAGIFELVEVVGNGTYGQVYKGRHVKTGQLAAIKVMDVTEDEEEEIKLEINMLKKYSHHRNIATYYGAFIKKSPPGHDDQLWLVMEFCGAGSITDLVKNTKGNQLKEDWIAYISREILRGLAHLHAHHVIHRDIKGQNVLLTENAEVKLVDFGVSAQLDRTVGRRNTFIGTPYWMAPEVIACDENPEATYDYRSDLWSTGITAIEMAEGAPPLCDMHPMRALFLIPRNPPPRLKSKKWSKKFCSFIEGSLVKNYNQRPPTEQLLKHPFIRDQPNERQVRIHLKDHIDRTKKKRGEKDETEYEYSGSEEEEEDAGEQEGEPRXCLSVXXESTLRKDFIRLQQENKERSEALRRQQLLQEQQLREQEEYKRQLLAERQKRIEQQKEQRRRLEEQQRREREMRRQQEREQRRREQEEKRRMEEMERRRKEDDERRRAEEEKRRSDREQEYI; encoded by the exons GGGAGACATGTCAAAACTGGACAGCTGGCCGCCATCAAGGTCATGGACGTCACAGAG gatgaggaggaggaaatcAAACTGGAGATCAATATGCTCAAGAAGTACTCCCATCACAGAAACATTGCCACGTACTACGGTGCTTTTATCAAGAAGAGTCCCCCGGGGCATGATGACCAACTGTGG CTGGTGATGGAGTTCTGTGGGGCGGGCTCCATCACAGACCTGGTGAAGAACACTAAAGGCAACCAGCTCAAGGAGGACTGGATCGCCTACATCTCCAGAGAAATCCTCCGG ggACTGGCCCACCTGCACGCCCACCACGTCATCCACCGTGACATCAAGGGACAGAACGTCCTGCTCACAGAGAACGCCGAGGTCAAGCTTG TGGACTTTGGCGTGAGCGCCCAGTTGGACCGGACGGTGGGGAGGAGGAACACATTCATCGGGACTCCCTATTGGATGGCTCCCGAGGTCATCGCCTGTGACGAGAACCCTGAGGCCACCTACGACTACAGA AGTGACTTGTGGTCAACTGGAATCACTGCCATTGAAATGGCCGAAGGAGCTCCTC CACTGTGCGACATGCATCCGATGCGAGCACTCTTCCTCATCCCAAGGAACCCTCCCCCGCGACTCAAGTCCAAGAAGTG GTCTAAGAAGTTTTGCAGCTTCATCGAGGGCTCCCTGGTGAAGAACTACAACCAGCGCCCCCCCACCGAGCAGCTGCTCAAGCACCCGTTCATCAGAGACCAGCCCAACGAGAGGCAGGTCCGCATCCATCTCAAAGACCACATTGACCGCACCaagaagaagaggggggagaaag atgagactgaatatgAGTACAGCgggagtgaggaggaagaggaggatgctggagagcaagagggagagccTAGGTAATGTCTTAGTGT NNNNNNNGAGTCGACGCTGCGTAAGGACTTCATCCGGCTGCAGCAGGAGAACAAGGAGCGCTCGGAGGCGCTGCGCCGACAGCAGCTCCTGCAGGAGCAGCAGCTCCGTGAGCAGGAGGAGTACAAGCGCCAACTACTGGCCGAGAGGCAGAAACGCATTGAGCAACAGAAGGAGCAGAGGAGGCGACTGGAGGAG CAACAGCGACGCGAGCGCGAGATGAGGAGGCAGCAGGAGCGTGAGCAGCGCCGCCGCgagcaggaggagaagaggcgCATGGAGGAGATGGAACGACGGCGGAAAGAGGACGATGAGCGCCGGAGGgcggaggaggagaaaaggaggagcgACCGTGAGCAG GAGTACATT